The nucleotide sequence CTACATAACCCGACAGTGGCGTTATAAAAAGCAGCAAATCCGTTTACGAGATTTCGGATGCCCTCCGCCTCAATACCAATATAAATATATACCAACGTGCCCTTACGATACTTCGAATCCTCAACAAATAACGAACTCGGAAAAAGCATCATTAGCTCCGGTTTAGAAACCACGACGATTCGAAGCTCCTTTACCGTTtttgtttgtgtgtttttttttacctgatttttttttgaactgtgaTCGCAATATATTATACAAATTGGAGAGTATCTTAGATACCTAATATTTGTGTATTTATTGTCTCTTTTATTTATGTGTATAGAATGACTCATTATTTATGATAACACTcgcagattttttttatatgtgtTGTACATTTACCTATATCTTCGAATTATTTTAACGCGTATATATATTTTGTATTATATTGTTATTGTTTAGCCAAGGGTGTTCACCCTATCGTATATGTGTGTGTGTCTATTTTGTGACTTTCCCCTTCTTATTCTCTGATCAGAGAATAGtatttatttacgttttttttttttttttgatatctataagatatatttttcatttgccgGGGTTAGCGAACTATACaactttttttatgatgaataaGAAACATAAAATGTATTCTCATCGCAAAAAATATCTCCATTATTATAATTCAGAAATAGACTTCATGATTGGTGTAACAGTTTGCGAACGTAAGTGGCGAGAATTTTGAGGTTTGCATAATTGTGACGTTGGGTGACAGTTGTGaaatgagggggggggtgaaaacAGGGATTGAATTTGCGGAATATACGGttataaatttacaaaagaTCTCTATTGTTCGAATTTCATCATCGGCCAATTCCCAATGTTTGGAATGTAACGAGTgatctgaaacaaaaattaaaatgttttgatgttttcttttcaactttctatGTAGCATTTTAGTTTTGAAAGTCTCGAATGGTGTCCTTCGATATTTCTTACATTGTGAAAATAGCTGAATGATTCGAATGATTTCCATTGTTCTTGCATAATTCGATATTATAATGTTCcaagtatttttgttttaaactcaacttaatgagaaaaaatcaaaacgcgGTGGATACGATGTACCTGCATGGTCTAGTCTTCCATTAGATGGGTATTTTCATTATCATGACCAAGTTTAATCATTATCATAATCGAAAGTTTTTTCTCGTATGTAAAGGTCTTACCAATGTGCATTTGATTATTCTGTTACCATTtcaaattagataggtacctatcacatCCGATATATTGATACGTATGATTGTGGTATTATGATCCTACACTAGATAATTTGTGTACAATTCTCATATCGTATCGGTACAGTATTATAACAGTTTTATAAACAATTTTACCCAATATATCAAATtatattacataggtacctaatacataatATCGTATACATTATCTCGTACTAATATTTTATACATATACGTATTTAGCGATGATTATGTACAGTAATTAAACAACCAATTGTGTGTATACGAGTGCCATTCTGACTTGTATAAATTCGTTCATGTAAATATACACTGATCTCACTTGAGTTTTAACATGTTCAAgatatataggtactcgtagctTTTCGTCTTGATTGAATCGGTTgaggtataaattttttataagtagaCAAACTACGAATGTTGTACAAAAATATCAACTACAATATTATTATTTGGTATTTTCACGAGTCAATGTACTCACAGAAATGAGCCAAAGTGTAAATTAACTTCGGTATGTTAATTCACTTTTCAAAGTTaagatatcattttgaaaattgaattgttacAGGAGAAATTGCAAATTCACGtcacatttttataatttttcagaatcggGAGGCTGATTGTATTGTACGTcagaaatgaatgaatattCAAACTCAGTGCCTTTAAAACCCTACAAATGATGTAGCAAacgacatttttaattttttgatatttaaattacatattatatttAACGGCACTGGCGATGAGTCAATCTTCGATCtcgaagttttgaaattaataataatcGATATGCTGCTTCacttacgaaattttttgaatttggattaAGGCGGTACTCCTTAAAAGCGTTTgagatcccattttgaaaattagtttctGCAACGGAGGAGTAGCcctacgatttttcaaattctcgagTGGAAGATTTTGAAAGAACTCGCTAAAAGGTTTCAGCGAAATCGGAGGATCAGACAATTAGTCTACTTTGTAGTCAAATGGAATAGGTCGTATCGAAGATAAATCTGACGgcgttgataaaattgcatactcggtttgccgtaaatacagcgCGTATTATTTACGAAAAATCGAGTAGGTATATGTGATTCTTTcgaaatccagttttttttttttacaaaatagcgCAATTGTGAAGGCTTATGAGACATATCTCATGACTGGTTGGACTTGCGATGAACTCGCTTGTGAGGTTTTGAAGAAAGTACATGTTTGGGAGATTCAAATCTAggacaacctttttttttttttttacgaatatttgGTGTTATTTCTGTCTTTAAcggtgaattaaaaaaaactcactgCTGTTGGGAGGGAggactttttttctaaattaacgTAACAACAAAACAACACGTATTTGTGGGAAAATAGCCTCCGAAAATTCTCTGAAAGTCTCATTATTATCTGGAAAACGGCAAACGAGTAagctgtacctacctacctaatgttcttaaataataatttatgatTAAGTTTggaattgtttttcattatttcttgaGGTTTTTCTAgaacaaaaagtaaaataaaaattgcagatAACCTCGTTCCCTAGATAAAACACATGGTTAGATTACACGCAAACAATACACAGTTTAAAAAAAGAGCTATGTAAGTAATTgtaattatctcgaaaactttgaaaattcatatctaCTTATTCTAGTGATGCACAACCTATCCGCGCGATCTCCGTGGTGCGttacaattgtttttttctccttaaaTAATCtgtttgattaaaatttgaatgtggTGTGGGTACTAGGAACTAAGTAGTAGCTACTTATATAGGTATTTTGTTTTCTTAGCTAGTACGTCTTTTCTTTTCACATATTCGATACTAGATTTGAAAATCGTGGATAATCTCAATGCTAAATGAACTGTATTTATGCTAAATTTAgcataattatgccaaaatggcaacactggtcttaatagtgttttttttgttgttgaataaCCTGTTTGGATGTTTGATAAAATACTACGTACTGTTTCTTTTCGCATTCGCAGCATGTGAGCTATGTTTCGACGAATAGCTAGCTCTGTCATTGCTGTAAATAACACGCGTTACTCTATAAAGTAATTGACGTCATCGaagatttttcatcttcaatacGCGATCAACTGTCTGGTCGACTGTAGTTTATAATCAGTTCGAGAAATGTGCGGTCCATCGGTATTGTTAATTTTGATACTAGTATCATCAATCGGTACTGCTATCGCAGCTTCGACTGTCAAGTCATCCAAGTCGGCATTGGCCACCGCCAGATCTGCACCAAATAACAGTCCTGGGAAGGTAATAACTTttcggcaaaattttgaaagtgttgAGGACAAATGCACATGTGTCGCCTTCCACGAATGTGACGATGATACGAATACGATAATTAATGTGCCAGCGGTGGATGGTCGGTAAGTATATATTAAGTATTTAATAACGTACGTTGATTGTAAGATTTTATACGCTCAGTTGAATAACGTAGTCTACatagttttgagatttttttcggaGACTTAATGAAAGTATTTTTCGGAAGTTCAGTTAAGCGGGAACTCGAACAAATACTGCGTGATGCTAGTTATcgacattttgttttttagttttctgcCAAAACAGATTCCTTGTGATTAGAACcgattgaaataaataatttttttcaatttttactcgtagAGAAGGATGCAACGGCGATCAAGTCTGCTGTAGACCAAAAAACCCACCATCATCACCGCCACCTTCATTAGCATCCAATAATTGTGATGATGCTTGCATTTGTGTAATTTTCTCGCAATGTAGTATCGATTACGAATCACTACCAGTATCGCACACAGATGGAGAGAACTTTGAAAATATATCCAATCCTCGTAGGTAAAGATACCCGGTTACTTGAAGTTAGTACCTAATTACTATTTTCATCACATTCGCATaacattatcaatttttattgtagAGTTAGCTGCGAGCCACCAGATTTCTGTTGTCCACCATGCAATATAAGTCGAAgcattacataggtacctaatgtataAAATCGTATACATTATCTCGTACTAATATTTTATACATATAAACGTATTTAGTGACGATTATGTGCAGTAATTAAACAACCAATTATTGTGTGTATTCGAGTGCCATTCTGACTTGTATA is from Planococcus citri chromosome 1, ihPlaCitr1.1, whole genome shotgun sequence and encodes:
- the LOC135832516 gene encoding uncharacterized protein LOC135832516 isoform X2, encoding MCGPSVLLILILVSSIGTAIAASTVKSSKSALATARSAPNNSPGKVITFRQNFESVEDKCTCVAFHECDDDTNTIINVPAVDGREGCNGDQVCCRPKNPPSSPPPSLASNNCDDACICVIFSQCSIDYESLPVSHTDGENFENISNPQLAASHQISVVHHAI
- the LOC135832516 gene encoding uncharacterized protein LOC135832516 isoform X1 translates to MCGPSVLLILILVSSIGTAIAASTVKSSKSALATARSAPNNSPGKVITFRQNFESVEDKCTCVAFHECDDDTNTIINVPAVDGREGCNGDQVCCRPKNPPSSPPPSLASNNCDDACICVIFSQCSIDYESLPVSHTDGENFENISNPRRVSCEPPDFCCPPCNISRSIT